Proteins encoded by one window of Xiphophorus couchianus chromosome 13, X_couchianus-1.0, whole genome shotgun sequence:
- the LOC114156514 gene encoding uncharacterized protein LOC114156514, with translation MIQQKFRQDLFIKSEPVQQEEMLTTHDKNAKLHLSVQSIKRTTKNSLNSNTPGLHMSGTHGQESLGQLMASSPTQEGMAQLGSLVLKSPRHDLERLAEDQPPRRPLKLTPLELPEEVREAQKKKLHLIQQDAKLADCKFDMMLKENIMRKPKPIMRQKIVKAVEGLSASTMPVVTQAQQKSHRPQPTCSNPVEKSGERQLRDITRRGIPASLSGKPALPLPAARIKAQAACDVEASRKNPSALQFEVERRWPRLRREQRLEEDQCQANTSTRGLCTDGGKLAQGVRGKGQQAEWACRGQLQAGENFKDPCTLATSREQGSAKKGH, from the exons ATGATTCAGCAAAAATTCAGACAAGACCTGTTCATCAAATCC GAACCTGTGCAACAAGAGGAAATGTTAACCACCCATGATAAAAATGCTAAGTTGCATCTGTCTGTTCAGAGCATCAAACGCACAACTAAAAACAGCCTCAACTCGAATACACCTGGCCTCCATATGTCAGGCACACATGGACAAGAGTCACTGGGTCAGCTTATGGCATCCTCACCAACCCAGGAGGGCATGGCACAGCTGGGCTCACTGGTGCTTAAGTCTCCCAGGCATGACTTGGAGAGGCTGGCTGAGGACCAGCCCCCCAGGCGACCCCTCAAGCTCACCCCTCTGGAGCTCCCAGAGGAGGTAAGAGAGGCGCAGAAGAAAAAACTTCACTTGATCCAACAAGACGCCAAACTTGCCGACTGTAAGTTCGACATGATGCTGAAGGAGAACATCATGAGGAAGCCAAAACCGATTATGAGGCAGAAGATTGTGAAAGCAGTCGAGGGTCTTTCTGCTTCAACCATGCCAGTCGTGACTCAAGCACAACAGAAATCCCATAGACCGCAGCCAACATGCTCTAACCCAGTGGAGAAGAGCGGAGAGAGGCAATTGCGAGACATCACACGTCGAGGGATCCCAGCGTCCCTCTCCGGCAAGCCTGCCCTTCCTCTACCTGCTGCCAGAATTAAGGCTCAGGCCGCATGCGACGTAGAGGCGTCACGCAAGAACCCAAGTGCCCTCCAGTTCGAGGTAGAGAGAAGGTGGCCGAGGCTGAGGAGAGAGCAACGCCTCGAAGAGGATCAGTGCCAAGCCAACACGTCAACCAGGGGATTATGCACAGATGGAGGCAAGCTTGCCCAAGGTGTCCGAGGCAAAGGGCAGCAGGCGGAGTGGGCTTGTAGAGGCCAACTGCAGGCTGGAGAGAACTTCAAAGATCCCTGCACTCTCGCAACGTCACGCGAGCAGGGAAGCGCCAAGAAGGGCCACTGA